The following proteins are encoded in a genomic region of Nitrospira sp.:
- a CDS encoding amidohydrolase family protein yields the protein MPEPKVILWDFVGALVDRDARGFRVREQAASRITQGSARQGILATLPTLSSAAQLRLFLRDHLLEAFFDPGLLINMSAFPVPPDDSRAFHAAAALTGERPADILFVTANAIAARAAREAGFQVEGAASGAPPVGLLADTISAAELLAAIDPDTGPAFVLRGRIVTMDTGGHVIDNGRLAIRKGKIEAVLDSVGALPSGFSSAPVIDTEATIFPGLIDLHNHFAYNIHRLWKVPGSFENRTQWQRDKSYRRGVNQATGLMAKIAVFAKAMARFVEVKAVMGGTTSGQGIRMKVQGFARLAKGVMRNIEITGDSRLPEAATLVPDLNANNASQVERFRRSLTNNRAFLYHLSEGTNLAARQRFLDLKDNDLVESNLVGIHSLGLQPEDLSFLASKGAKAVWSPFSNLLLYGKTLNLSGVIASGVKFSLGSDWSPTGGKNLLEELKVARWVSKHQGGVLSDQQLARMVTIIPAEILGWESILGSLRDGALADLLAIRGTTGDPYAQLIGALEKDIALVVIHGAPRYGDSILMDQLATPDSLEKVTVGGTLKHLFLDSVASPLNGLSLGTAIEQLTKAMSDLKAVQQQVLNEGPGLLFDADSGFELELDMEAPPQDETEATLFADGDEVEASMLLDTLFVEEDHLIRIDGQPNLPNGLKQELRNAYQ from the coding sequence ATGCCTGAACCAAAAGTGATTCTGTGGGACTTTGTTGGTGCCCTAGTGGACCGCGATGCACGCGGATTTCGAGTCCGAGAGCAAGCCGCGTCCCGCATCACGCAAGGCAGCGCCCGGCAAGGTATCCTCGCGACACTACCCACTCTCTCCAGTGCGGCGCAGCTCCGCCTTTTCCTGCGCGATCATCTGCTCGAAGCCTTCTTCGATCCAGGATTGCTTATCAATATGAGTGCATTCCCGGTTCCACCGGACGATTCCCGTGCCTTTCACGCAGCCGCCGCTTTGACCGGCGAGCGCCCAGCAGACATTCTGTTTGTAACTGCCAACGCCATAGCCGCACGCGCTGCGCGGGAGGCAGGATTCCAAGTGGAAGGAGCTGCATCTGGCGCGCCTCCCGTGGGGCTGCTGGCTGACACAATTTCTGCTGCGGAGTTGCTGGCGGCAATCGATCCAGACACAGGTCCGGCATTCGTGCTCCGTGGTCGCATCGTCACAATGGACACTGGCGGCCATGTGATCGACAACGGACGGCTTGCCATCCGCAAAGGCAAGATCGAGGCTGTCCTCGACTCCGTTGGAGCATTGCCATCGGGGTTTTCAAGCGCACCGGTCATCGATACCGAAGCCACGATTTTCCCTGGCCTCATCGACCTACACAATCACTTTGCATACAACATTCATCGCTTGTGGAAAGTACCCGGGAGTTTCGAAAACCGCACGCAGTGGCAAAGAGACAAGTCGTACCGCCGTGGGGTCAACCAAGCCACCGGACTCATGGCCAAGATTGCTGTCTTTGCCAAAGCGATGGCGAGGTTCGTCGAAGTAAAAGCAGTGATGGGTGGAACCACATCGGGCCAGGGAATTCGTATGAAGGTGCAGGGATTCGCTCGGCTCGCTAAGGGCGTGATGCGCAATATCGAGATTACCGGCGATTCGCGCCTCCCGGAAGCGGCCACGCTCGTGCCCGATCTGAACGCCAACAACGCCAGCCAGGTGGAGCGGTTTCGCCGCTCGCTCACCAACAATCGAGCCTTCCTCTATCACCTTTCCGAAGGCACTAACTTGGCCGCGCGCCAGCGGTTCCTCGACCTCAAAGACAACGACCTTGTCGAGTCGAACCTAGTCGGCATTCATTCCCTAGGACTCCAACCTGAAGACCTCTCATTCCTCGCCTCCAAGGGCGCCAAGGCTGTGTGGAGCCCGTTCTCGAACCTTCTCCTTTATGGCAAGACTCTGAACTTGAGCGGAGTGATTGCATCGGGCGTGAAATTCAGTCTAGGTTCTGACTGGTCTCCCACGGGAGGCAAGAATCTGCTCGAGGAGCTGAAGGTGGCACGATGGGTCTCGAAGCATCAGGGAGGCGTTCTTAGTGACCAACAGTTGGCGAGGATGGTCACGATCATTCCCGCGGAGATCCTCGGTTGGGAATCCATACTCGGATCGCTTCGAGACGGGGCCCTGGCCGATCTACTCGCAATCCGAGGTACCACAGGTGATCCTTATGCCCAGTTGATCGGTGCGCTGGAGAAGGATATTGCGCTCGTAGTAATTCATGGAGCTCCTCGATACGGGGACTCCATATTGATGGACCAACTGGCCACGCCCGATTCGCTCGAGAAGGTCACCGTCGGTGGCACATTGAAACACTTATTCCTCGACTCGGTTGCTTCGCCGCTCAATGGTCTGAGTCTCGGGACCGCAATCGAGCAATTGACGAAAGCGATGTCAGACTTGAAGGCCGTTCAGCAGCAGGTGCTAAACGAAGGACCGGGGCTGTTGTTCGATGCTGATTCTGGCTTCGAACTCGAACTCGATATGGAGGCACCGCCTCAGGACGAAACAGAAGCTACCCTCTTCGCTGATGGTGACGAAGTGGAAGCGTCGATGCTGCTCGATACCCTCTTTGTAGAGGAGGATCATCTGATCCGTATCGATGGCCAGCCGAATCTGCCGAACGGGCTGAAACAGGAGTTGCGAAATGCCTACCAATGA
- a CDS encoding RluA family pseudouridine synthase, whose amino-acid sequence MITEFIITAGEQPKRLDLFLVNREREISRSALQRLIELGRIRINDQVVKASHKIKPGDRITMDVPKPEPLSIKGEAIPLEVLFEDESLLVLNKPPGIVVHPAPGNWTGTLVNALLHHFQTSGGTISTIGGKERPGLVHRLDKETSGVMVITKTDQVHRALAAQFKHHTITRVYEALVWGVPKKGRGVIELAIGRDIKDRKKFSPRTTSPKESVTEYVVERRYGKAAAHVLLYPRTGRTHQLRVHLASLGHPILGDHTYGGRKVCTVVEVVIPRVMLHARTLGFVHPTTGKVEEFTRPIPGDMETVTNAFEELILATHGRVRGSAAEFHFAEDAC is encoded by the coding sequence ATGATTACAGAATTTATCATCACTGCCGGAGAACAGCCCAAACGGCTGGACCTCTTTCTCGTCAATCGAGAACGGGAGATCTCGCGGTCTGCCTTGCAGCGGCTGATCGAGCTGGGGCGCATTCGAATCAACGATCAGGTGGTGAAGGCGAGTCACAAGATCAAACCCGGCGATCGGATCACCATGGATGTACCGAAGCCGGAGCCTCTTTCAATCAAGGGAGAGGCCATCCCTCTAGAAGTGCTGTTCGAGGATGAGTCTCTGCTGGTCTTGAATAAACCGCCTGGCATCGTCGTCCATCCTGCTCCGGGGAACTGGACCGGAACCCTGGTGAACGCGCTGCTCCATCATTTCCAAACATCGGGCGGCACGATCTCGACCATCGGTGGAAAGGAGAGGCCCGGTCTCGTCCATCGACTGGACAAGGAAACCTCCGGCGTCATGGTCATTACCAAGACCGACCAGGTGCACCGCGCGCTTGCGGCACAATTCAAGCATCATACCATTACCAGGGTGTACGAAGCCTTGGTCTGGGGCGTTCCCAAGAAAGGCCGAGGAGTGATCGAGCTGGCGATCGGTCGGGACATCAAAGATCGGAAGAAATTTTCCCCGAGAACGACCAGTCCTAAGGAATCGGTGACGGAGTATGTGGTGGAGCGGCGGTATGGGAAAGCGGCTGCCCATGTGCTGCTGTATCCCCGAACCGGCCGGACTCATCAGCTTCGGGTTCACCTCGCCTCCTTGGGACATCCCATTCTGGGGGATCACACGTACGGCGGACGGAAGGTCTGTACGGTCGTTGAAGTGGTGATTCCTCGGGTGATGCTCCATGCCAGGACGCTGGGATTCGTTCATCCAACGACGGGTAAAGTGGAGGAATTCACGAGGCCGATTCCTGGTGATATGGAGACGGTGACGAATGCGTTTGAGGAGCTGATACTCGCCACCCACGGTAGAGTGCGTGGATCAGCCGCGGAATTCCATTTTGCTGAGGACGCATGCTGA
- a CDS encoding GMC family oxidoreductase → MTDQKFDAIVVGSGAGGGTAARVLVQHGQRVIVFEKGPLKRPDDFLPYDELHYSEHKALIPSKQSDPMMYVDPVTQVAKKVERWWIGNMVGGATMLWEANLPRYTAEDFSLLDVMPSPPPGTSQINWPWSYDEFQPWFEMAEWEWGVSGQAPTPGTRHMQEPTRPRYQFPMPPLRPHASTPFLQWAFGRAGMLPFPSPRGINTRTFNGRPGCPYCGFCQGYGCAVNDRASSTNTVLATALRSGLCTLKTEHCVTRILYKSGVVEGVAYKDSPSGQEFVVKAPRVFVSIQALESARLFLISGIPDPNKLIGRYLTYHTKGNAELTFKGQPVWDDGPQRLFQPRTSLGSLQLRDLYVIRDKQRPELTKGGKFSIYDPFTISPLIKCVTRAGGAKKSKDLWGNDLIDRLVELRNQGGVMFSFTGETMSLYDNRVELDKDVKDPWGLPVARVNYKHHDYDLAISKYCMDRVCQIMVEAGGELRKFEPQAAVNEGYGHNHGTLRAGRDPWASVLDENCESHTVKGLYVLDSAFMPTAGASNPTLTQIANAYRVCHGLFNRNPRTSK, encoded by the coding sequence ATGACTGACCAAAAGTTTGATGCCATTGTCGTCGGCTCGGGAGCGGGGGGGGGTACTGCCGCCCGAGTACTTGTACAACATGGGCAGCGAGTGATCGTCTTCGAGAAAGGTCCGCTCAAACGTCCTGACGACTTTCTGCCTTACGACGAACTCCACTACTCCGAACACAAGGCGCTGATTCCATCGAAACAATCGGACCCAATGATGTACGTGGATCCGGTGACTCAGGTGGCGAAGAAAGTCGAACGCTGGTGGATCGGCAACATGGTGGGCGGCGCAACGATGTTATGGGAAGCCAATCTGCCCCGCTATACGGCTGAGGATTTCAGTCTGCTTGACGTCATGCCTAGTCCACCGCCCGGCACCTCGCAGATCAATTGGCCATGGTCTTACGATGAGTTCCAGCCCTGGTTCGAGATGGCCGAATGGGAGTGGGGTGTTTCCGGCCAGGCGCCGACACCTGGCACCCGCCATATGCAGGAACCCACACGGCCCCGGTACCAATTTCCGATGCCACCGCTCCGACCTCATGCCTCGACCCCGTTCCTCCAATGGGCGTTTGGTCGAGCTGGCATGCTACCCTTCCCAAGCCCACGCGGAATCAATACCCGCACGTTCAATGGACGTCCAGGTTGTCCATACTGCGGTTTCTGTCAAGGCTACGGTTGCGCCGTGAACGACCGCGCAAGCAGTACGAACACCGTCCTCGCAACCGCTTTACGTAGCGGTCTCTGTACCTTGAAAACGGAGCATTGCGTGACGCGCATTCTCTATAAGAGCGGAGTGGTGGAGGGTGTGGCCTACAAAGATTCCCCGTCCGGGCAGGAGTTTGTGGTGAAGGCACCTCGGGTGTTTGTCTCCATCCAAGCCCTCGAATCAGCTCGTTTGTTTCTCATCTCGGGAATACCCGATCCGAACAAGCTGATCGGCCGCTATTTGACCTACCACACTAAGGGCAATGCTGAACTAACTTTCAAAGGTCAACCCGTCTGGGATGACGGCCCGCAACGACTGTTCCAACCCCGTACCTCGCTGGGGAGTCTGCAGCTGCGTGATCTTTACGTGATTCGCGACAAGCAGCGCCCTGAACTCACCAAGGGCGGCAAGTTTTCAATCTACGACCCGTTCACTATCAGCCCCCTCATTAAGTGCGTAACGAGGGCTGGTGGGGCCAAAAAATCGAAGGATCTTTGGGGCAACGACTTGATCGATCGCCTCGTAGAGCTCCGAAATCAAGGCGGCGTGATGTTCTCCTTCACCGGCGAGACGATGTCCTTGTACGACAATCGCGTCGAGCTCGACAAGGATGTGAAGGACCCCTGGGGATTGCCGGTCGCTCGCGTCAACTACAAGCATCACGACTACGATCTAGCGATCAGTAAGTACTGCATGGATCGCGTGTGTCAGATCATGGTCGAGGCTGGGGGTGAATTGCGCAAGTTCGAGCCGCAGGCCGCGGTCAATGAAGGCTATGGTCACAATCATGGCACATTGCGTGCCGGCCGGGATCCCTGGGCTTCGGTTCTTGATGAGAACTGTGAGAGTCACACGGTGAAAGGTCTGTATGTTCTGGATTCTGCGTTCATGCCCACAGCAGGCGCTTCTAATCCGACGCTTACTCAGATCGCGAACGCCTACCGCGTGTGTCACGGTCTGTTCAATCGCAACCCGAGGACAAGCAAATGA
- a CDS encoding glycerophosphodiester phosphodiesterase family protein, translating into MRIAAHRGTCRHAPENSLPALIAGFTGGADVLEFSLQLTQDGHLVISHDGTTDRLTEVPGVIANMRLADLMRLDFSKTYQPPISPTFRYYAGSRRMALQTFHRVLEQLPDDIELLIELKHDSSLTTGRREEFVNRALDAIDTYGLASRVVLYSLDQKNLRVVRTRAPHLRIATFDITLPPDRQLQLMKTLGADGLVTRLEDVFAQGILTAFGRALQEVIVTGELKVGAILHPGREDGTFTQAEWVGLKDLSFIWSISTDSMLEVSFCRRQVQLVNEPFSGTTLNRENFALGYAKANEFAEVTQNDGIHITIAPYPPFPPAPTDPLEIRLGAIETKLTYTAKDWPYYSGGGVGYVPGIRGDFAAEVDYQVETVAQATTLEMAVLNVDPGAHQAKKPVNFREKDSFYDPHGAPPYVGVEHDENDGMRINWNLGSEYDSNQYGKPVGDGATPRAGRLRLERRGAYFSAYYRNSVDAHDWVCCGTARNHSMNPVVYLRCVGKRWRQEDEANPSQFLPVIPNKVEFRNLTITRFLE; encoded by the coding sequence ATGAGAATCGCCGCTCACCGTGGCACATGCCGTCATGCGCCCGAGAATAGTCTTCCCGCCCTTATCGCTGGGTTCACCGGAGGCGCTGATGTGCTCGAATTCAGCCTCCAACTCACACAAGATGGTCATTTGGTGATCTCTCACGACGGGACAACAGATCGTCTTACCGAGGTCCCTGGTGTCATTGCGAACATGCGGCTGGCCGATCTCATGAGGTTGGACTTTAGTAAGACTTATCAGCCCCCGATCTCACCGACATTCCGTTATTATGCTGGCAGTCGCAGAATGGCGCTCCAAACATTTCATCGAGTACTTGAACAGTTGCCCGACGATATCGAACTGCTCATCGAACTCAAGCACGATTCTTCGCTCACTACAGGTCGACGAGAGGAATTCGTTAACAGGGCTCTCGATGCCATCGATACGTATGGCCTGGCATCACGCGTCGTACTATACTCCTTGGACCAGAAGAATCTCAGGGTTGTTCGAACTCGCGCACCTCACCTTCGCATTGCGACATTCGACATCACCTTGCCGCCCGATCGACAACTTCAGCTCATGAAGACGCTTGGAGCCGATGGTTTGGTTACCCGACTCGAGGATGTCTTTGCACAGGGCATACTCACAGCTTTTGGAAGAGCTCTTCAGGAAGTCATTGTGACTGGTGAGTTGAAAGTGGGTGCTATTCTTCATCCTGGACGTGAAGATGGCACCTTTACGCAAGCGGAATGGGTTGGGTTAAAAGACCTTTCGTTCATCTGGTCGATTTCGACCGACTCAATGTTAGAGGTCTCATTCTGTCGGCGGCAAGTCCAACTCGTCAACGAACCGTTTTCAGGAACGACTCTCAATCGTGAGAATTTTGCATTGGGTTACGCTAAAGCGAACGAATTCGCCGAGGTTACACAGAACGACGGCATCCATATCACGATTGCTCCCTATCCTCCCTTTCCACCAGCACCTACGGACCCCTTAGAAATCCGCTTGGGTGCTATTGAGACCAAACTGACTTACACAGCCAAGGATTGGCCCTATTATTCAGGTGGCGGGGTCGGATATGTTCCAGGCATCCGTGGCGACTTCGCCGCTGAAGTCGACTATCAAGTAGAAACAGTTGCACAAGCAACAACGCTTGAGATGGCCGTCCTGAATGTCGATCCTGGAGCTCATCAGGCTAAGAAGCCTGTTAACTTCCGCGAAAAGGATTCATTCTATGATCCGCACGGCGCTCCGCCCTACGTTGGTGTAGAACACGACGAAAACGATGGGATGCGGATCAACTGGAACTTAGGATCAGAATACGATAGCAATCAGTATGGAAAGCCGGTAGGTGACGGAGCCACGCCACGTGCCGGTCGCCTGCGCCTAGAACGACGAGGCGCATATTTTTCAGCGTACTACCGGAATAGTGTCGATGCCCATGATTGGGTGTGCTGCGGAACCGCACGGAATCATTCCATGAACCCTGTCGTCTACCTTCGCTGCGTCGGCAAGCGCTGGCGCCAGGAGGATGAGGCAAACCCGTCTCAGTTCCTGCCTGTCATCCCAAACAAAGTTGAGTTTCGTAACCTGACTATCACCAGATTCCTTGAGTAG
- a CDS encoding alpha-E domain-containing protein produces MLSRVASSIYWLNRYIERAENYARFIEVNLNLTLDLPRGTTEQWEPLVAATGDHERFTGHYGKATKETVIQFLLADATNSNSILSCLLAARENARTVREVISTDMWEQVNRFYLMVRDGVAKGLSSRNLHTFLADVKANCHLFLGITDATMSHGEGWHFARLGRLLERADKTSRILDVKYFMLLPTVAEVGTPFDIIQWSALLKSASALEMYCKQHGRISPNQVAEFLILNPNFPRAIRYCLIKAEDSLHAIVGSESDRHNNLAERRLGRLRSEMDYADMADILSGGLHEFFDDFQLKLNRTDDAIYETFFALRPVEGVMMKEKVQ; encoded by the coding sequence ATGCTGAGCCGAGTCGCCAGTTCCATCTATTGGTTGAACCGTTACATCGAAAGGGCGGAGAATTATGCCCGGTTCATCGAGGTGAACTTGAACCTCACTCTCGACCTTCCCAGAGGCACCACGGAGCAGTGGGAGCCGTTGGTGGCCGCAACGGGAGATCATGAACGTTTTACCGGTCACTATGGAAAGGCGACGAAGGAAACCGTGATCCAGTTTCTCTTAGCCGATGCCACAAATTCCAATTCGATTCTGTCTTGCCTCCTGGCTGCCCGAGAGAACGCTCGAACGGTCCGGGAAGTCATTTCCACCGACATGTGGGAGCAGGTCAACCGCTTTTATCTTATGGTCAGAGACGGTGTCGCGAAGGGCCTGTCCAGCCGAAATCTCCACACGTTTTTGGCGGACGTGAAAGCGAACTGCCACCTCTTCCTGGGCATTACCGACGCCACCATGTCGCACGGAGAAGGCTGGCACTTCGCCAGACTCGGGCGTCTGCTGGAACGAGCGGATAAGACCTCCCGCATCCTCGACGTAAAATATTTCATGCTGCTCCCGACCGTGGCCGAAGTCGGCACGCCGTTCGACATTATCCAATGGTCCGCCTTGTTGAAGTCCGCCAGCGCCCTGGAGATGTATTGCAAACAGCATGGCCGCATCTCGCCCAACCAGGTGGCGGAGTTTCTGATTCTCAATCCGAACTTTCCGCGGGCCATCCGCTATTGCCTCATCAAGGCCGAAGATTCACTCCATGCGATTGTTGGATCAGAGAGCGACAGGCATAACAATCTGGCGGAAAGGCGGTTGGGTCGGTTACGGTCGGAAATGGACTACGCCGATATGGCGGACATCCTGTCTGGCGGGTTGCACGAGTTTTTCGATGACTTTCAACTCAAGCTCAATCGGACCGACGACGCCATTTACGAAACGTTCTTCGCCCTGCGCCCGGTCGAAGGAGTGATGATGAAGGAAAAAGTGCAGTGA
- a CDS encoding circularly permuted type 2 ATP-grasp protein, whose amino-acid sequence MGIRFSHYDPEGFYDELYEEKGQPRPGSTLLLRKFASLPEGELKKRQEAAERVILNMGMTFGVYGSDDRHEQIFPFDIVPRIVSASDWEHIESGLCQRMRALNLFIDDVYHDQKILKNGVIPNDLIYSSKGFLQPCMGLHPPRGIWCHIAGIDLVRISDGRYYVLEDNTRCPSGVAYVLEARQVMKRTFPELFEAYRVRPVDGYPSQLLETLRSLSELPDPTVVILTPGTFNSAYYEHSLLAQKMGVELVEASDLVVVEGSVHMRTTKGSQRVDVIYRRINDDYLDPLAFRKDSLLGVPGLMESYKRGRVALANAPGTGVSDDKAIYAYIPKIINYYLAEEPILPNVPTYICSDRRDRTYVLEHLDQLVVKATNEAGGYGMLIGPQASQRDREEYARRIEADPRNYIAQPTLALSRVPTLVEDHLEGRHVDLRPYVLYGRDVYVLPGGMTRVALRKGSLVVNSSQGGGNKDTWVLS is encoded by the coding sequence ATGGGCATACGATTTTCGCATTACGACCCAGAGGGGTTCTACGACGAGCTCTATGAGGAGAAAGGCCAGCCGCGACCCGGAAGCACGCTCTTACTGCGAAAGTTTGCATCACTGCCGGAAGGGGAGCTGAAAAAACGACAGGAAGCGGCGGAACGCGTGATTCTCAACATGGGGATGACGTTCGGCGTCTATGGAAGCGATGACCGACATGAGCAGATCTTCCCCTTCGACATCGTCCCACGGATCGTTTCGGCGTCGGATTGGGAGCACATCGAATCCGGCCTTTGTCAGCGCATGCGCGCGTTGAACTTGTTTATCGACGATGTGTACCACGATCAAAAGATCCTCAAGAACGGAGTGATTCCCAACGACCTGATTTATTCCAGCAAGGGTTTCTTGCAGCCCTGCATGGGCCTCCACCCACCGCGCGGCATCTGGTGCCACATTGCCGGAATCGACCTGGTGCGAATCAGCGATGGTCGGTACTATGTCCTCGAGGACAACACCCGTTGCCCGTCCGGGGTGGCCTACGTGTTGGAGGCCAGACAGGTCATGAAACGGACATTTCCCGAGCTGTTCGAGGCCTATCGCGTGCGGCCGGTTGATGGATATCCAAGCCAACTCTTGGAAACCCTTCGTTCCCTTTCCGAGCTTCCGGATCCGACCGTCGTGATTCTCACGCCGGGCACTTTCAATTCCGCCTATTACGAACATTCCCTGCTCGCCCAAAAGATGGGAGTGGAATTGGTCGAAGCCAGCGATCTCGTGGTTGTGGAGGGGTCGGTCCACATGCGCACCACCAAGGGGTCTCAGCGTGTCGATGTGATCTACCGCCGGATCAATGACGACTATCTGGACCCCCTGGCGTTTCGAAAAGATTCCCTGCTCGGAGTCCCCGGTCTGATGGAATCCTACAAGAGAGGCCGAGTCGCACTCGCCAATGCGCCCGGTACAGGTGTGTCGGACGACAAGGCCATTTATGCTTACATCCCGAAGATCATCAATTACTATTTGGCGGAGGAACCGATACTCCCGAATGTACCCACCTATATCTGTTCGGATAGACGGGATCGAACCTATGTCTTGGAGCATTTGGATCAACTGGTCGTGAAAGCCACCAATGAAGCCGGTGGGTACGGGATGCTGATAGGCCCACAGGCCTCGCAACGAGATCGCGAGGAGTATGCCCGTCGCATCGAGGCCGACCCGCGCAATTACATTGCCCAACCCACTCTGGCCCTCTCGCGAGTGCCCACCTTGGTGGAGGATCATTTGGAAGGGCGCCACGTCGATCTGCGTCCCTACGTCTTGTATGGACGTGATGTGTACGTCTTGCCGGGAGGTATGACACGCGTGGCATTGCGGAAAGGGTCACTCGTGGTGAATTCGTCTCAAGGTGGAGGCAATAAGGATACCTGGGTCCTTTCATGA
- a CDS encoding HAD hydrolase-like protein, protein MTRSHVFFFDIRNTLGVVDRKGHLIRFRPSVDELLKNIKALDGVRLAVITNVPPGVDASLMLKDAGLEGYFERIISTQDPEILAVKAEKPQRAIYELAARAMNVNPEDCTYVSENLLEVLGAINAGMTGVVKKFPPGGDYMHSNLPRGVVLPVSSGRLIEALLEGQHMVGNRIVNAASTIVQRLRASEDPVEIFKALLSAMHRLVWIVNHFIDPYHHRMEEEVLVPFAHMRGYPSSKTAWMLEEHDQGRAYFKAMTIALNRIQAGNKNALLEFANVTDAFVRLYKTHGKREDDELFKEIGDLLTDEDDAVMCGMIERLGPPDITLHYNMIQGMENDLEGHT, encoded by the coding sequence ATGACTCGATCTCACGTGTTTTTCTTTGATATCCGCAACACATTGGGAGTCGTCGACCGCAAGGGACATCTGATTCGTTTTCGACCAAGCGTCGACGAGCTCCTCAAGAACATCAAGGCGCTCGATGGTGTGCGTCTGGCGGTGATCACAAACGTACCGCCTGGTGTTGACGCATCGCTGATGCTTAAAGATGCGGGACTAGAAGGCTATTTCGAACGCATCATCTCCACCCAAGATCCAGAGATTCTCGCAGTCAAGGCAGAAAAACCTCAACGGGCCATATACGAACTCGCTGCAAGAGCGATGAACGTCAATCCGGAGGATTGCACGTATGTGAGCGAAAACTTGCTGGAGGTCTTAGGTGCAATCAATGCTGGCATGACAGGAGTCGTTAAGAAATTTCCGCCCGGCGGTGATTATATGCACTCCAACTTACCGCGAGGAGTCGTTTTACCCGTTTCAAGCGGCCGGCTCATCGAAGCTCTGCTCGAAGGCCAACATATGGTGGGGAATCGGATCGTCAACGCCGCATCTACTATCGTTCAACGTCTGCGCGCGAGCGAGGACCCGGTGGAGATCTTCAAGGCGTTGCTAAGCGCAATGCACCGTCTGGTATGGATCGTCAATCATTTCATCGACCCCTATCATCATCGTATGGAGGAAGAGGTGCTTGTGCCTTTCGCTCACATGCGTGGATATCCCTCGTCCAAGACTGCTTGGATGCTGGAAGAACACGACCAAGGTCGCGCCTACTTCAAGGCTATGACCATCGCACTGAACCGGATTCAGGCGGGCAATAAAAACGCTTTGCTCGAGTTCGCCAACGTCACGGATGCGTTCGTAAGGCTTTATAAAACCCATGGCAAGCGTGAAGATGACGAGCTCTTTAAAGAGATCGGCGACTTGCTGACCGACGAAGACGACGCCGTCATGTGCGGCATGATCGAGCGACTTGGTCCGCCTGACATTACACTGCACTACAACATGATCCAAGGTATGGAAAATGACTTGGAAGGACACACATGA
- a CDS encoding gluconate 2-dehydrogenase subunit 3 family protein, translating into MILFDPNIPTWLRRPAASILDDAQLAALDRLFDGILPADHTRQIPGAREARASRFVNQLLAMDPSVYEEIPAWRALYLKALGELEKYCIKKYAKTLADIEDASLVELLTQLEAAALEGLATDLDQKVVFTTLRRHCIQGCFADPRWGGNDNKIMWRALGYLQPAENLYHD; encoded by the coding sequence ATGATTCTCTTCGATCCCAACATACCCACTTGGCTTCGGCGACCGGCAGCCAGCATCCTTGATGATGCCCAACTCGCTGCGCTCGACCGTCTGTTTGATGGCATACTTCCCGCCGACCACACGCGCCAAATCCCTGGTGCTCGGGAAGCCCGCGCCAGTCGTTTCGTGAATCAGCTGCTGGCCATGGACCCAAGCGTCTACGAAGAGATCCCGGCCTGGCGGGCCCTCTATCTAAAGGCGCTGGGTGAACTCGAAAAGTACTGCATTAAGAAGTACGCCAAAACGCTGGCTGATATCGAAGACGCAAGCTTAGTCGAATTGTTGACGCAGCTTGAGGCTGCTGCCCTCGAAGGCCTAGCGACCGATCTGGATCAAAAGGTCGTATTCACCACCTTACGACGGCACTGTATTCAAGGGTGTTTCGCCGATCCGCGTTGGGGTGGCAACGACAATAAGATCATGTGGCGTGCCCTGGGCTACCTCCAACCCGCGGAGAATTTGTATCATGACTGA